TTGACCCTATAATGGGTGTACTTATACTTATAATCCAGCCTGTTATTATGCTTCTTAGTAAAAACATGAGTAAAAAAGTAGGTGTGCTTAAAAAAAAGGAAAACTCGGCAATAGAGAACTTTCAAGATAATATCGGTGAGACTTTGGAGCTTTACGGACAAATCAAAGCTTCAAATAAAGAAAACTACTTTTTTTCCGAGGCTATAAAACACGCCGATGAAGTCCAAAAAAGCTCTAATGAGTTCGGGTTTAAAAATATAGCTTACGAGAGGATGTCATATACAATCTTTTTAACCATGTATGAAGTTTTAAGGGCATCGGGATTGTTACTCGTAGCATATAGCGACCTTAGCATCGGTATGATGTTTGCGATGTTTGGATACATCTGGTTTATAATGACTCCCGTTCAGGATATACTCGGGATGCAGTATTCATACTCGGCTGCAATGGCAGCACTCGATAGACTTAACAAAATCCTGACGCTTAAAACTGAAAAATCATCAACTACACAACTTGATGGCGAGGGTGTAGAGATTACACTTAAAGACCTCAACTTCTCGTACATACAAAATAAACCGACACTTCAAAATATATCTATGGATATACCGTACGGTTCAAAAATAGCACTTATCGGGGCAAGCGGAAGTGGTAAAACCACTTTGGCTCAGATAATATCGGGATTTTATGAAAGAGACAGCGGTAAGCTAAGTTACAACGGTATAAATATAGACGAACTGGATAAACACTCACTTCGCTCAAAAATATTTTTAATCCTGCAGATGCCTATACTTTTTAATGAAACCCTTCGTTTTAACATAACCATGGGTGATGAGAGTATAAGTGATGAGCAGATATATAAAGCTTTAGAGATTGCTCAGCTATCTCAGATGCTGGAGAATATGGATAAAGGACTTGAAACTATTGTAGGAAGACACGGCATCAGACTCTCAGGCGGTCAGCGTCAGCGTTTAAGCATCGCACGTATGATTATTGCTAATCCCGATGTGGTGATATTTGACGAATCAACCTCGGCTTTGGATGTTCACACTGAAGTAAAACTATATGCAACCTTGGAGCCTATACTAAAAAATAAAACAGTTATTACCATAGCACACCGTCTCAGCACCGTCAAAGGTGCCGATATGATCTATGTTTTAGATGAAGGCAAAATAGTTCAAGCCGGAACCCATAACGAGCTTGAAGCCGAAGAGGGGCATTATATGGAGTTTATAAAAAAACAACTACTTTAAATCTCTTTTTGGTCCTGTTCTGACGTGTGTAGAATATAGTGTAAGTCCCGTAAATGCAAGCCCGCCTATAAGGTTTCCAAGTACGGTCGGAAGTTCATTCCAAATTAAATAATCCATAACGGTAAAATCACCGCCGAGTATCATTGAAAAAGGGAATAGGAACATATTAACAATAGAGTGCTCAAAACCCATAAAAAAGAAAAGCATAATAGGCATCCACATAGCTATAGCTTTTCCGCTTACGGTAGTAGATATCATAGCACCGACAACACCCATAGACACCATCCAGTTACAAAGCATTCCACGTATAAATATTGTCAGCCAACCAGCTACTCCGTGTTCTTTATATCCAAGTGTTCTTGCTTCACCTATAGATGCAACTTTTTCTCCTATAGTTCCTGCTTCCACAGAATAACCGTAGGTAAAAATAAACGACATCATAAAAGCAACAACAAGCGCACCTGCAAAGTTACCGATAAATACCAGTCCCCAGTTTCTAAGCACTTGGTTGACTGTCACTCCTTTTCTTTTATCAAGCAGGGCTAATGGGACTAACACAAACACACCTGTTAGTAAGTCAAAGCCCATAAGGTAAAGCATAATAAAACCAACGGGAAAAAGCATAGCCCCAATCAAAGATGAACCTGTCTGTATTGAAACCGTTATTGCAAATACTGCGGCAAGTCCAAGGATTGCACCCGCCATAAAAGCTCTTATTACAGTGTCTCTTGTTGACATATATACTTTTGATTCACCCGAATCAACCATCTTTTTTACAAACTCGTTTGGAAGCAAGTAAGACATACTAAAACCCTATATTTAAAATAAAGCTATATTATATGTAAAAACTACTGATTTAAATACTAAAAAGGGAGTTTTCCCATAATAACATCTTCCTTACTTACATATTTTCCACAGTTTATACCGCCTAATTTTACACATGCCTCTCTCCACTGAGCTGAATGTCCGTCAGTGTTTTTGGAAATATGTCCGAGTTTAAACATAAGTGCATGTGCATATTCATGTGCTATTACGCTATCTACCATATAATCAATACTCTCTTGCATAACTTTTTTATTTAAATAGATGCTGACTTCACCATCTTTATATACACACAAACCGTATAGTCTGCCTTTAAATTTGTCCGTTATAATAAGTGGGACTTTATATGCATAACCATAATGTTTTTGCATCAAGTTTAAAACTTCTTTCTCTTTTTGGATTATTCTGTTTTTATATTCATTGGGAATATCATTGTGTTTAAACTGGTAACTCTCATAATAATTTTTTGCCAAATAAATAACTGCTAAAATTGAAAGAATTATAAATGAATACTCCAACTTTTTTTTAAACATAAACAAATCCTCTTTTTTATATTTTATTATCTCATATATTAACCCAAAACTTGTTATATTTGCAATATGAATAATAATGAAGATATAAATTACAAAATCGGCGGACAGATTTGGGTTCAAAAAGACGGTGAGAACTTTATGGGTCCGGGTAGAATTACAATACTTGAGCTTCTTGCAGAGGGTTATACCTTAGAAGAGGTTGCAATTAAAATGAAAATGAAGCTAGAAACTGCTATAAATAATATCAATGCCATAAACAAAACCGCAAAAAGACCTTTAACTCTGACAAAAGATAAAAACCATTACGAAGTAACATCTTACGGAATAGATATCATTTCCAAATATAAAGAGTTAAAAGAAGAACACGATAAAATGTTAGAAGAGTTAAATAAAAAATTTTCTATTAACTTATAGGAGGGCATAAACCCTCCGACTTTTGTACAAAACTTTTAGACGAAAGGATCAGCCTCCTCCATCGTCAAACATATTCATTATTCTCACCATAGTTAAAAATTCTTTGTTGTAATCTTGTACATGTTTCATAACAAATCCTTACTTTTTAAAGCAACAAATGCTTAAAGGTTAATAACGAAGTCTGAATACAAAATATTTGAAGCAATCGGCATACCAAAGCCGATTTACTTTTTACTTTAGAACTTTACGTGCATTGATAGGCTGAACAGGTCTGTTATTTGCGTGTTCAAACAGATTTAAAAATTCATCTACCTGAGCTTTAGAAACATGGGAATAACCTTTCATAACCATCCATTTAACACCTTCTGAACATGGTGGAGTTGTGAGTGAACCGTTAAAACTGTAATACTCTTTATTTTTTGGCAACATTGTAATAAACATCTCTCCAAGCATTTTACACTTACTAGCCCAGCCTGAATTATGCGGCATTCTTGACCACAGTTTTTTTAGTATTTTATTCTCGGCTCCCTCTTCATACATTAAAGCAACAACGGCTAAAGAACCGTCTTGTGCCATATGGACAAAGTGAGCTTCAAGCGGAAAGTTTTTACCCTCTATTTGATTCTCACTTGGTGTATGAAAATGAAACTGTTTTAAAGCAAAATTTTTACCATCTATCTCGATAGAGCTACCCTCTTTTACGTTTACTTGGATGGTATGTCCGTTATTTACAATTTCTACGGCTTTTGTAACGTAGTTAAAGTTAATCTTTGGAAGATTTTTTGTGCTTATAGTTACCTTATCGGATATGTTGATTGGGGATTGATTTTTACCCTCTTTACACATTGTAAATTTTGGACTCAAATCTCCCCAATGCTCTGGACCTTCATGTCCGGTATATCCCCAATGTGCGGCAAATAAAGAAGCGGATGCTATAAAAGTAGCTATTAGTAGTTTAATCATGTTATTTCCTTTTGTAATAATTCTAAAATATTGTAACAGAATTATGACAATTTTAATAACTCTCTTTTATCATCCTGTCAAACTCATTAACTTTAACCATAGCTTGAGTTATAATCCGATTTGTATCATCTTTATTGAGATTATATTTTTTTATATACTCATTTATGTGTGCAGCATCCGCATTTTCTATATAACGAGTAAATACAAGTAGCTGTCCAAAAAAACCTTTCGCTTCAAACATAGCTTCTTCTACTTCGTCCGATACACGCAGTTTATGCAAAAATTCCCTGTGTTCCATCTGAAACAACAGATGAATAAGCGATAGCATCCCTACCAAATACGCAGTAGATCTCTCTTCCATCGAAGATGAGGGTTTTACAAGTTTTAAAAGGTTTACCATAACTTCTGTTCTGTTTATTACCATCAAAAGTAAAGGGTGGTTGACCGGTCCGTTTTTATTTTTTTCAGAGACCATAAATATTAAAAGCCAGTTTGCCAAGGCATCTCTGCCTAAAAGATTTATTATTTGACTCATAGAAGATATCTGTGTGCGAAAGGAAAAGAACGATGAGTTTATAAACTGCATTAGCTTCAAAGTAAGTGCATGATTTTTTTCTAATTCGGAAACAATCTCTTTTGTGCTGGCATTATTTTTAATTAATTTCCAAAGTTCTAAAATTTGAGTCTGAGATGCGTTAAAAGCGGTTGTTTTTATAATATTTGGTCGTTTTAGATAATATCCCTGAAAATAATCAACACCTTTTTCTTTATATATGTCATATACTTCGTGTGTTTCAATTTTTGAGGCTATTATTTTCTTGTTCTTTGATTTTAAATATTCTATTAGTTTATTTACATATACTTCATCCGAGTTTAAAACATCTATTTTTACAAAGCTAACATACTTAAGCAAAGTGACAACGGCATTAATCGTAGAACTGTTTATAACTGAATCGTTTAATCCGAATTTAAAGCCTTTTTTAACCAGTTTCTGAAGTTTCGGGACAAGACTTTTGTCCAAAAAAGAAGATTGCAAAATCATTAAAGTAAATTGTTCTTTTGAGAGTGTATTCATAATGCTGTTGGATAAAAATTCGGTATCTACTCTTAAAAAGCCTTTATAGTGACCGACAACATTTTCCAGTCCAAAATCATTAAGAACCGTCGCAACCGAAGATGCAGAAATCGAGAGGTCGTTTGAATCTATATCCTCACCCTCACTTCTATACAGTATGTCATATGCATATATTTCGTAAGATGAGTTATTAACAACTTGTCTGCCTAAAACACTCATTACTATCCCCTTAAGAGTATTTTATCATAAAAAACATATTTAAGTTATAATTATATATCTATAAATAAAATATGAGGGAAAAATGGGTTGGACTTGCCAGCATGATCACGGTGGATACTGCAAACTTTTAAAAAAAGATTGTATTCCCGGTACTAAAGGTTGCATACTTAAAAAAAGCGAGTATATATTTTCAAGCGGTAACTATGAAGAAGATAAAAAACGTGATGATGAAAATAAAAAAGAGGAGATTGACTTCGCTAAATTAGCTAAGAAGTCGTGATTTTTTCTATAACAACCCCGTTATCTTTTATAAATTTTGAAATAATCTCTGAATGGTTGTGCTCATATGCTTTTTCATAAACGATTCGCTTTATTCCACTTGCAATAATGTTTTTTGAACAGTCCGCACACGGCTCAAGCGTTACGTATATAGTAGCGTCTTCTATACTTATACCTTTTCGTGCTGCCCAAATAATAGCATTCATCTCGGCATGTATCTCATATGTCTTTGACCACTCGTGATGCTCACTCGTATATTCGTTATCCCAATGCTCCGAACAGTTTGTATATCCTGCCGGTGTACCGTTATAACCGGTACTGAGGATGCGACCTTCTTTTACTATAACCGCACCTACTTTTTTTGACACGCATTTAGATGCACTCGATATTTCCTTTGCAATGTTTATAAAATTTTTGTCATTTAACATTTTTTATTCCGGCATTCTTATTTTTTGAATATCTGCATTTAACTTAACTCTTGCAAAATGTTCAGCCAGTACTCTTTCACGTTTTCCTGCCATGATTTTGGAAATAATCTGATTTTTAACACTCTCGACCGAAGACTGCTGTTTTGACTCTATATGTTTGATATAAAAACTCATAAATCCGTCTTGTCCGTTAGGAACAATAGGCGTAAAAGTATTAAGCGGTGTTCTTTCCAAAAGTGAGGCAAGTTCCGGAGATATTTTATCGTAAGGAAGATGCTGTTCGTTTGTTTGAATGTCGGGTGAATAAAACATAGGGTTATTAACTTTTTCCTCTAGCCTCTCTCTAGTTTTGGAAGCATATATAACTACATCAAACGCACTTGGATGAATAAATTCGTCTTTATGAAGTTCATAATACTCTTCCACCTCTGCATCTGAGGGTTTGGTAACTGATGAGTATGCTATAGACGAGTATAGTTTTTGTGATAACAGTTTTTGTTTTATCTTCTCTTTTAACTGAGTAGAAGTAAGTCCGTTAGAGTTTCTGACCGCTTCATAAAACTCACTTATACTCATATTGTTTTGGCTTGCCGTTTTTTTAATATCTTCGTAAATTTCACTGCTGCTTACTTTTATATCCCTCTCTTGAATCTCAAGCTCTTCGAGTTTTTTTCTTATCAAAATATCTGCAGCTTTTGAAGCGTTAAGATTGGTAAGTTTCATCTCTTCTTTTATTTCATATAAAGTTATCGGTGAGCCTTTAACGGTAATGGCTATACCGTCGATGAGTTCGGCGAAAAGTACGCCGGAGAAAAATAACGTTAAAAATATCTTGTACATAAAAATCCTAATTTTATATCTTTAGAGCGATATTCTACCAAGCTTTAACAAATAAGTAGGTAAAACACTACTCTATTATATTTTTAACGTCTCTTTTGGGTCTTCCTATATGATATCCTTGAAGATAATCTATACCCATATCTATAGCCGTATTTTTAATCTCTTCGTTTTCTATATACTCCGCTACTGTTTTAACGCCTAAGTCTTTTGCAAGTGTTATTATAGAGTGAACAAAAGCTTTATCTTTGGCATCTTTGTTTATGTTTATTAAGAATTCACCGTCAATCTTTAAATAATCAATTGGAAATTTTTTAATATAGTGAAAAGACGAGAATCCCGAACCAAAATCATCAATCGCAAACTTAAAGCCTTCAGATTTAAGGTTTAAAACAAATTTTTCCAAAATAGTAAAGTTTTTAACGGTTTCTCTTTCGGTAATCTCAAATACTATTTTATCTTTTGAGATATTGTATTTTAAAATCAAATCTATTATATTTCTCATATAATCCCCGACTATTATGGACTTAGGAGACAAGTTTATAAACAATAATCCTTCATATTTTTCATCTTGTATTTTTCTAAAAGCATTCTCTATAACCATAATATCCATTCTGTTAATCAGGCTCATATTTTCTGCCACTTCTATAAAGTCTTTTGCAGATATGATTTTTCCGTCTATCTCTATACGCATTAAAAGTTCATTTATCTCTATATCACCCGTTGCAGATGATTGAATCGGTTGAAAATACGGAACGATTTTATTGTTTGATACCGCTTTAAGAAGAAGTGTACTTTTTTCATTTTTTTCTTTGATGATATCGGATATGTCACTTTGAGTCGGTAGTTCGATACAGTTTTTACCGTTTTCTTTACTCTTATACATCATACCGTCAGCTATAATAAACAGCTCCTTGGTAGTTGTTGCGTGATGCGGATATATAGATACACCTATAGAAACCGTAACACTAGTAAAGTCGCCCTCAGGAGTCTCAAGTCTAAAATCTTCAATTCTTTTAGTTATTTTATCTCCTATATTTTTCGCACCTGCAATATCGCAGTTAGGTAAGATTAGCGTAAATTCATCCCCACCGTATCTAGATAAAATGTCTTCAGCTCTTTTCATCTCACTCAATACTTTAGAAAATTCCTGTAGAAATTTATCTCCAAAAGTATGCCCGTAACGGTCGTTTATAGGTTTAAAATTATCGCAGTCTATAACCATCAATGCAAACGGATAATCGTTTCTGTCTGCCCTATGAATTTCGTTATCCATCATATCCATAAAAATTCTTTGGTTAAAAAGACCCGTTAGCGGATCATGTGCAGCGTAAAACTCTAAGTCGTTTGTATATTTGTCTATAGCTTTAATGGAACCCACTAAGTTTGCCATAGTTGTGAGGATAGAATCTAAAACTATATTTTTTACCGAATCATATACCTCTATTGAGTTTACGCTTATTCCGACTATACCGCCTATTTTAGGACTTTCTAAAAACAAAGTTTTTGTTCTGTGATCAAAGTTTTGATACTCGTCATTATTTACTATATGATCTCTGTATGCGATGTTATGCTTAAATTCATAATCCGATATTGCATCAAAAGATTCATCGTTTTCTATAGAGTGTGCAATATAACTCTCTATATTTCTTTTTATGCCATCATCCGGAACACCATACCAAAAAATATCAATCTCATAATGCTCATCTCCAACTCTAAAAATAGTTATCAAAGATGTAGTCTCCATAACCAAATTAATATCTACAAGCAGCTCTTTTATATAGACTCTCCAATCTTTAATCATATCCGATGTTATAATTAACTTATCTAAAAGTTTGACTTCAAACTCCAAAAGTTCTTTATCCACGGCAATATTTTTAAGTTTTTCCGAGAGATTGTTTACCTCTTTGATAATATAGTTTATCTCTTTAAAACTTTTGGAACTGCAATGTTTTTCATCTATAAGACTCAAGTCTTCAACTCTGTTTATTTTCTCAACTTTTTCTCTGAATTTATCCAACGAAAACAATATTTTATTTGAACTGTATTTGGAAGTCATATATGAGGCAAAAATAAATATAGGAATTATTGTCAATAGAAAATATATATACTCTAAAAATGTATCGTTTATTATATTAATCAAATCCTGTTCAATATCTATTACGCCGAGTACATCGTTTTCTTTTGCATTTGTATGACATGTCAGACAATCTTTCTTGGCAAGCAGAGGCATAGTGTTTCTAATTTGTTTAAAAGAAGTGAAGGTATATTTTTGTCCGGTTTGGAAAACATTTCTGACTCTGTTATCGGATTTTTCCTGAAAAGCTTTTCCAAAAAGTTCGTCTATCAAATATGATCTGTGTATAGTTATATCAAAGTTACTGTTTTTAAAATTTTTATCAAGAGAGTTTATAAAATCGTCTATATCTTTTTTACCCCAACCTTTTTTCATAACCTGATACATCGATGAAAATACTTGATTTGAGACTATGTCGGCGTGTTTAATTGCTTCTTTTTGTACCAAAGTAGTATGGAGGTATGTAGTGAATATGAAGACTACTATAAAAAGAATACTAATTAATAAAGCGTTTGTAGTAAAAATAAAATTTTTCAAACTTTTAAACATATCAACTTCCTACTTTGTTATATTTTTCACTCCCCTTTGGCGAGATTATACAATAATATTTTATCTATAATGTTGATTTAAAATAGATTTTAATAAATTATAGCAAAAGCTCAGATTTATTTTATACCTTTAATCTGCGTCTAACAAATATTAGCTTAAAATTGCGTAGATTTTCACAAAGGCATTTTCATGGTTGTAACACGTTTTGCTCCTTCTCCGACAGGTTATCTACATATAGGCGGTCTTCGTACTGCACTTTTTTCTTACCTATGGGCTAAAAAAAATAACGGAAAATTTGTACTTCGCATCGAAGATACCGATAAAGCAAGAAATTCTGAAGAAGCTACACAGGCTATACTTCAAGCTTTTGAATGGCTTGGACTAAAACACGACGGCGAGATAGAATACCAAAGTAAACGTGACGATATCTATGCAAAATATATAAAACAGCTTTTAGATGAAGATAAAGCATATAAGTGTTATATGTCTCGAGAGGAGCTAGATGCATTACGTGAAGAGCAGATGGCAAACAAACAGCGTACAAAATATGACGGGCGCTATAGAGATTTTGACGGAGTACCGCCGGAAGGGGTTGAGCCTGTTATCCGTATTAAAGCTCCGCTAAA
The genomic region above belongs to Sulfurimonas lithotrophica and contains:
- a CDS encoding ABC transporter ATP-binding protein, with protein sequence MKNKPISLKSIFQLILNDKKTLIYGQILTILAILVSVPIPLMLPMLIDEVLLEKPAHFVNFIDYFFTGANPFIYIAIVTLAVIFLRFIYYFFTVLITKIFTQIAKYVTFKIRERLLEHLKISSMNEYETLGSGAITANLVTDVNTLDSFIMNVASKLVSSILMLLAVGAVMIVIDPIMGVLILIIQPVIMLLSKNMSKKVGVLKKKENSAIENFQDNIGETLELYGQIKASNKENYFFSEAIKHADEVQKSSNEFGFKNIAYERMSYTIFLTMYEVLRASGLLLVAYSDLSIGMMFAMFGYIWFIMTPVQDILGMQYSYSAAMAALDRLNKILTLKTEKSSTTQLDGEGVEITLKDLNFSYIQNKPTLQNISMDIPYGSKIALIGASGSGKTTLAQIISGFYERDSGKLSYNGINIDELDKHSLRSKIFLILQMPILFNETLRFNITMGDESISDEQIYKALEIAQLSQMLENMDKGLETIVGRHGIRLSGGQRQRLSIARMIIANPDVVIFDESTSALDVHTEVKLYATLEPILKNKTVITIAHRLSTVKGADMIYVLDEGKIVQAGTHNELEAEEGHYMEFIKKQLL
- a CDS encoding formate/nitrite transporter family protein → MSYLLPNEFVKKMVDSGESKVYMSTRDTVIRAFMAGAILGLAAVFAITVSIQTGSSLIGAMLFPVGFIMLYLMGFDLLTGVFVLVPLALLDKRKGVTVNQVLRNWGLVFIGNFAGALVVAFMMSFIFTYGYSVEAGTIGEKVASIGEARTLGYKEHGVAGWLTIFIRGMLCNWMVSMGVVGAMISTTVSGKAIAMWMPIMLFFFMGFEHSIVNMFLFPFSMILGGDFTVMDYLIWNELPTVLGNLIGGLAFTGLTLYSTHVRTGPKRDLK
- a CDS encoding SprT-like domain-containing protein, which encodes MFKKKLEYSFIILSILAVIYLAKNYYESYQFKHNDIPNEYKNRIIQKEKEVLNLMQKHYGYAYKVPLIITDKFKGRLYGLCVYKDGEVSIYLNKKVMQESIDYMVDSVIAHEYAHALMFKLGHISKNTDGHSAQWREACVKLGGINCGKYVSKEDVIMGKLPF
- a CDS encoding carbonic anhydrase: MIKLLIATFIASASLFAAHWGYTGHEGPEHWGDLSPKFTMCKEGKNQSPINISDKVTISTKNLPKINFNYVTKAVEIVNNGHTIQVNVKEGSSIEIDGKNFALKQFHFHTPSENQIEGKNFPLEAHFVHMAQDGSLAVVALMYEEGAENKILKKLWSRMPHNSGWASKCKMLGEMFITMLPKNKEYYSFNGSLTTPPCSEGVKWMVMKGYSHVSKAQVDEFLNLFEHANNRPVQPINARKVLK
- a CDS encoding EAL and HDOD domain-containing protein, yielding MSVLGRQVVNNSSYEIYAYDILYRSEGEDIDSNDLSISASSVATVLNDFGLENVVGHYKGFLRVDTEFLSNSIMNTLSKEQFTLMILQSSFLDKSLVPKLQKLVKKGFKFGLNDSVINSSTINAVVTLLKYVSFVKIDVLNSDEVYVNKLIEYLKSKNKKIIASKIETHEVYDIYKEKGVDYFQGYYLKRPNIIKTTAFNASQTQILELWKLIKNNASTKEIVSELEKNHALTLKLMQFINSSFFSFRTQISSMSQIINLLGRDALANWLLIFMVSEKNKNGPVNHPLLLMVINRTEVMVNLLKLVKPSSSMEERSTAYLVGMLSLIHLLFQMEHREFLHKLRVSDEVEEAMFEAKGFFGQLLVFTRYIENADAAHINEYIKKYNLNKDDTNRIITQAMVKVNEFDRMIKESY
- a CDS encoding deoxycytidylate deaminase, whose translation is MLNDKNFINIAKEISSASKCVSKKVGAVIVKEGRILSTGYNGTPAGYTNCSEHWDNEYTSEHHEWSKTYEIHAEMNAIIWAARKGISIEDATIYVTLEPCADCSKNIIASGIKRIVYEKAYEHNHSEIISKFIKDNGVVIEKITTS
- a CDS encoding peptidylprolyl isomerase, whose protein sequence is MYKIFLTLFFSGVLFAELIDGIAITVKGSPITLYEIKEEMKLTNLNASKAADILIRKKLEELEIQERDIKVSSSEIYEDIKKTASQNNMSISEFYEAVRNSNGLTSTQLKEKIKQKLLSQKLYSSIAYSSVTKPSDAEVEEYYELHKDEFIHPSAFDVVIYASKTRERLEEKVNNPMFYSPDIQTNEQHLPYDKISPELASLLERTPLNTFTPIVPNGQDGFMSFYIKHIESKQQSSVESVKNQIISKIMAGKRERVLAEHFARVKLNADIQKIRMPE
- a CDS encoding putative bifunctional diguanylate cyclase/phosphodiesterase, whose product is MFKSLKNFIFTTNALLISILFIVVFIFTTYLHTTLVQKEAIKHADIVSNQVFSSMYQVMKKGWGKKDIDDFINSLDKNFKNSNFDITIHRSYLIDELFGKAFQEKSDNRVRNVFQTGQKYTFTSFKQIRNTMPLLAKKDCLTCHTNAKENDVLGVIDIEQDLINIINDTFLEYIYFLLTIIPIFIFASYMTSKYSSNKILFSLDKFREKVEKINRVEDLSLIDEKHCSSKSFKEINYIIKEVNNLSEKLKNIAVDKELLEFEVKLLDKLIITSDMIKDWRVYIKELLVDINLVMETTSLITIFRVGDEHYEIDIFWYGVPDDGIKRNIESYIAHSIENDESFDAISDYEFKHNIAYRDHIVNNDEYQNFDHRTKTLFLESPKIGGIVGISVNSIEVYDSVKNIVLDSILTTMANLVGSIKAIDKYTNDLEFYAAHDPLTGLFNQRIFMDMMDNEIHRADRNDYPFALMVIDCDNFKPINDRYGHTFGDKFLQEFSKVLSEMKRAEDILSRYGGDEFTLILPNCDIAGAKNIGDKITKRIEDFRLETPEGDFTSVTVSIGVSIYPHHATTTKELFIIADGMMYKSKENGKNCIELPTQSDISDIIKEKNEKSTLLLKAVSNNKIVPYFQPIQSSATGDIEINELLMRIEIDGKIISAKDFIEVAENMSLINRMDIMVIENAFRKIQDEKYEGLLFINLSPKSIIVGDYMRNIIDLILKYNISKDKIVFEITERETVKNFTILEKFVLNLKSEGFKFAIDDFGSGFSSFHYIKKFPIDYLKIDGEFLININKDAKDKAFVHSIITLAKDLGVKTVAEYIENEEIKNTAIDMGIDYLQGYHIGRPKRDVKNIIE